The window CGTCCTGACCCTCTTGATTCTTGGTGATATATTGGATTTTACCCTTGAGATAATACCCTGTTTCCGGCTCCTTTATCTGTATGCTGTCCACATCGTAATGGTTCCCGGTCTTTTTCAAAACCACATAAAGGTCCTTGTTCTGAAAGGAATCTTTTTGAAACTCAGCGGGGAATCTGGACACCGGAATATCCGAGATTTGGTAATTCAATACCACATGGTCTCCCCGCAGCAAATCCCGGGGATCATAGGGCGCTGTC is drawn from Desulforamulus ruminis DSM 2154 and contains these coding sequences:
- a CDS encoding GDYXXLXY domain-containing protein translates to MDNKRKYFIASLIPILILLGLCIKPLATLWLGQEILLQTAPYDPRDLLRGDHVVLNYQISDIPVSRFPAEFQKDSFQNKDLYVVLKKTGNHYDVDSIQIKEPETGYYLKGKIQYITKNQEGQDVAHVDYSLDKFFVPENTGTELEEKSRQGELTARVKVFKGYAYLIQVE